A genomic region of uncultured Paludibaculum sp. contains the following coding sequences:
- a CDS encoding metallopeptidase TldD-related protein has protein sequence MRSLGFLLRLAAAALSLIIAGAAPPVAKPAGKQPADPLLLDTLAKELKRNFEALKAKADPAPYFISYSVIEDESSTLSASLGAVQSKGSSHRRYLDCSVRVGSPQLDNYHLLEGDRPRFAAASPIPIDDKPDAIARTAWRETDRAWRAAAERYLRVRSSSQVKSGQEKVAPDFSAEEAVTAVQPVASYKFSVDEWTPRLRKISAEFAQYGGVLRSEVNLSTRREIRTFVSTEGSRIQHGRNFYRIFITARAKAYDGTDLITTDSFEADEPAHLPKDDVLLASVRKMSDDLVKLLRAGSADPYVGPAILSGRASGVFFHEIFGHRVEGHRQRDETEGQTFSSSVGKPVLPEFLSVRFDATQHSIDKTDLNGWYAFDDEGTPAQPVQVVEKGILKTFLMSRTPIPGFLKSNGHGRRQPGLEVVSRQSNLFVESTKQVSDAELRKMLIAEVVRQNKPYGLYFEQVTGGYTTTRRAGLQAFTVIPLVVYRVYADGRPDELVRGVDIVGTPLASFAKIVATSNRSEVFNGYCGAESGNVPVSAVSPALLVSEIEIQRKPGGKDLPPLLPRPRTELNQGYTEVMQ, from the coding sequence GTGCGTTCCCTGGGGTTTCTCTTACGGCTCGCCGCCGCGGCACTTAGCCTGATTATTGCGGGTGCTGCGCCGCCGGTTGCCAAGCCGGCAGGAAAACAGCCTGCCGATCCACTCCTTCTGGATACTCTAGCCAAGGAGCTGAAGAGGAACTTCGAGGCATTGAAAGCGAAGGCGGATCCGGCCCCTTACTTCATCTCTTACAGCGTCATTGAAGACGAGAGCAGCACATTGAGTGCCTCTCTTGGTGCCGTGCAATCGAAAGGGAGTTCTCACCGGAGGTATCTCGACTGTTCCGTACGCGTCGGTTCCCCCCAGTTGGACAACTATCACTTGCTGGAGGGGGATCGACCGCGTTTTGCCGCGGCTTCTCCCATTCCCATAGACGACAAGCCCGACGCGATTGCCAGGACGGCGTGGCGGGAGACCGATCGCGCGTGGCGCGCCGCGGCCGAGCGGTATCTGCGGGTCCGCAGTTCCTCCCAGGTGAAATCCGGCCAGGAGAAGGTCGCACCGGATTTTTCCGCGGAGGAGGCCGTCACGGCGGTGCAGCCAGTGGCAAGCTACAAGTTCTCCGTGGACGAATGGACGCCGCGGCTGAGGAAGATTTCCGCCGAGTTCGCCCAGTACGGGGGCGTGCTGCGGTCAGAGGTGAATCTGTCGACCCGCCGCGAGATACGCACCTTCGTTTCGACCGAAGGCAGCCGCATCCAGCACGGCCGGAACTTCTATCGCATTTTCATCACCGCCCGCGCCAAGGCCTACGATGGCACAGACCTCATCACTACCGACAGTTTTGAGGCCGACGAACCGGCCCATCTGCCGAAGGACGATGTTCTGCTGGCTTCGGTTCGGAAGATGTCGGACGATCTTGTGAAGCTGCTGCGAGCCGGGTCGGCCGACCCTTATGTAGGCCCCGCCATCCTTTCCGGCCGGGCGTCCGGCGTCTTCTTTCACGAGATCTTCGGTCACCGCGTCGAGGGCCACCGCCAGCGCGACGAGACCGAGGGGCAGACGTTTTCCAGCTCCGTGGGTAAGCCGGTGCTGCCGGAGTTTCTGTCCGTCCGGTTTGACGCCACGCAGCACTCCATCGACAAGACCGATCTGAATGGCTGGTACGCCTTTGATGATGAAGGGACTCCGGCCCAACCCGTGCAAGTGGTGGAGAAGGGGATCCTGAAGACCTTTCTGATGTCCAGGACCCCAATCCCAGGCTTCCTGAAGTCCAATGGCCACGGTCGCAGGCAGCCCGGTCTGGAAGTGGTGTCCAGGCAGTCCAACCTCTTCGTCGAATCGACAAAGCAGGTTTCCGACGCCGAGTTGCGGAAGATGCTCATCGCGGAGGTGGTGCGGCAGAACAAGCCCTATGGCTTGTACTTCGAACAGGTGACCGGTGGCTACACCACCACTCGCCGAGCCGGGCTGCAGGCGTTCACCGTGATTCCTCTGGTGGTGTACCGGGTGTACGCCGATGGGCGCCCAGACGAGTTGGTGCGCGGGGTGGACATTGTTGGCACTCCTCTGGCGAGCTTCGCAAAGATCGTGGCCACATCGAATCGCAGCGAGGTCTTTAACGGCTATTGCGGAGCCGAATCCGGCAATGTGCCCGTCTCCGCCGTCTCTCCGGCGCTGCTGGTTTCCGAGATTGAGATCCAGCGCAAGCCTGGCGGCAAGGACTTACCTCCTCTCCTGCCCCGTCCGCGCACCGAACTCAACCAGGGCTACACCGAGGTGATGCAATGA
- a CDS encoding response regulator transcription factor, whose amino-acid sequence MSRRSGPRRPVSEAGIRSQVVAMIHGNHKSCIGLCETQPAMAEGIRALLAGTDDLVCRWAVPNLLVGLQLARQQPVETIVLDRSFGQQAVLSALDELRLLTPGIAIIVWGNSMSEAEALRLLQSGARGLLRKSADLATILSCFHAVTKGATWMEDCVFRDVIRPSQETRNDLTSREQQVLLLVEQGLKNKEIALELGIRPGTVKIHLKHIFEKTGVHGRYGLALSGMRLRGAIPGQTTTEHRRLT is encoded by the coding sequence ATGTCGAGGCGATCAGGACCTCGCCGGCCCGTTTCAGAAGCGGGGATCCGGTCGCAAGTTGTTGCTATGATTCACGGAAACCACAAAAGCTGTATTGGACTATGTGAGACCCAGCCTGCCATGGCCGAAGGCATCAGGGCGCTGCTCGCAGGCACCGACGATCTGGTCTGCCGCTGGGCTGTTCCCAACCTATTAGTTGGCCTGCAACTGGCCCGCCAACAACCGGTGGAGACGATTGTTCTGGACAGGAGTTTTGGGCAGCAGGCGGTGTTGTCCGCACTGGACGAGTTGCGGCTCCTGACGCCTGGGATCGCCATCATTGTGTGGGGTAACTCCATGAGTGAAGCCGAGGCTTTGCGCCTTCTCCAGTCCGGCGCCCGCGGCCTGCTGCGCAAATCGGCCGACCTGGCGACGATTTTGTCCTGTTTTCACGCTGTCACCAAGGGTGCCACTTGGATGGAAGACTGCGTCTTCCGCGACGTAATCCGGCCCAGCCAAGAGACCCGCAACGATCTGACCTCGCGGGAACAACAGGTGCTCCTCCTGGTCGAACAAGGCCTGAAGAATAAGGAGATCGCGCTCGAGTTGGGGATCCGGCCCGGCACAGTGAAGATCCATCTGAAGCACATCTTCGAAAAGACCGGCGTCCACGGGCGATACGGTTTGGCGTTGAGTGGGATGCGCCTTCGAGGGGCGATTCCCGGACAGACCACCACGGAACACCGCCGCCTAACCTGA
- a CDS encoding AAA family ATPase → MSASSTSHNFGQWKILVICPNLRLSGELTPLLAEHLPFSPVLELKEYPTRTLLSDAMQEHGINLCFVDVESNRDWALALLSDLSMIDAKVPIVALHAGNDSDFILRTLRQGATEFLFQPLTGDHFVSAMERVAAQHRGKGQVNAKVYCVMPAKGACGASTIACNLAHYYRKLGTKKVLLADLDPLTGTISFQLKLKQNYSFMEALTRGGQLDEDIWKGMVQTSGGVDVALAPDQPVHGIDENFNAAAIIEFARSIYEVVILDCNGAYGQWNLTLARLCDELLLVTTNELPALQATQRSLAYLDRNRVDRSKVRILVNRYHKDIGLSRDVIEAALHCDVYHLIPSDYEDVQKALVEGKPIPPSAAVGRSLMALAEKLSGKEVTKAPTKTSSLSSLFSFLRK, encoded by the coding sequence ATGTCCGCCTCTTCGACCAGTCATAACTTCGGCCAATGGAAAATCCTGGTCATCTGTCCCAACCTTAGACTTAGCGGCGAACTCACTCCATTGCTGGCGGAGCATCTCCCGTTCTCTCCGGTCCTAGAACTGAAGGAGTACCCCACTCGCACTCTGCTCAGCGATGCTATGCAGGAACACGGCATCAATCTCTGTTTCGTCGATGTCGAATCGAATCGCGACTGGGCGCTGGCCCTGCTCAGCGATCTGTCCATGATTGATGCCAAGGTGCCCATTGTGGCCCTGCACGCCGGCAACGACTCCGATTTCATCCTGCGGACGCTGCGTCAGGGCGCCACCGAGTTCCTGTTCCAGCCTCTCACGGGGGACCATTTCGTCTCTGCCATGGAACGTGTCGCGGCTCAGCACCGTGGCAAAGGCCAAGTGAATGCCAAGGTCTATTGCGTGATGCCCGCGAAGGGTGCTTGCGGTGCCTCCACCATCGCCTGCAATCTGGCTCACTACTACCGCAAACTCGGCACGAAGAAAGTCCTGCTGGCGGATCTCGATCCGCTAACGGGCACGATCTCCTTCCAACTCAAGCTGAAGCAGAACTACAGTTTCATGGAGGCCCTGACGCGGGGCGGCCAACTGGATGAGGACATCTGGAAGGGCATGGTCCAAACCTCCGGCGGCGTCGATGTGGCCCTGGCCCCGGATCAGCCGGTACATGGAATTGACGAGAACTTCAATGCCGCGGCCATCATCGAGTTCGCACGCTCGATCTACGAGGTTGTGATTCTCGACTGCAATGGCGCCTATGGGCAGTGGAACCTCACACTCGCCCGCCTTTGCGACGAGTTGTTGCTGGTCACGACGAACGAACTGCCGGCGTTGCAGGCGACGCAGCGCTCGCTCGCCTATCTCGATCGGAATCGGGTGGATCGCTCGAAGGTGCGGATACTCGTGAATCGCTATCACAAGGACATCGGCCTCAGCCGCGATGTCATTGAGGCGGCACTCCACTGCGACGTATACCACCTGATCCCCAGCGACTATGAGGACGTCCAAAAAGCCCTGGTGGAAGGCAAGCCCATCCCACCCAGCGCGGCAGTCGGACGCAGCCTGATGGCACTCGCGGAGAAACTCTCCGGCAAGGAAGTCACCAAGGCCCCGACCAAGACCTCCTCTTTGTCCAGTTTGTTCAGCTTCCTCCGCAAGTAA
- a CDS encoding aminoglycoside phosphotransferase family protein, producing the protein MDSPQAKDWIAARLALDPACLQMESLGGGVSNHVVLVNGPSIRWVFKQALGQLRVEQEWLCRQDRIFRECQVMRDLAGCLPPGSVPGIRLEDRENYVFAMEAAPADAQPWKAQLLPGEVRLEHAVRAGRLLGAWIGESAKHPEWRSDYGDQTVFGELRVDPYYRTTAARHPELAAHFAALIEECGQRRVSLVHGDFSPKNLLVTDDAMMAIDWEVVHWGDPSFDAAFLTNHLLLKAFHRPAQWRDYSAAAAAFWKTLLATMPPGYDWFEPAAMRHLGCLLLARIDGKSPAEYLTTTTVKENVRTAAARLILTPPATGTDSFERVFS; encoded by the coding sequence TTGGACTCACCTCAGGCCAAGGATTGGATTGCCGCCAGACTGGCGCTCGACCCGGCTTGTCTCCAGATGGAGTCGTTGGGCGGCGGCGTCTCCAACCACGTTGTCCTCGTCAACGGGCCCTCCATCCGCTGGGTCTTCAAGCAGGCACTTGGACAACTCCGCGTGGAGCAGGAGTGGTTGTGCCGACAGGACCGCATCTTCCGGGAATGTCAGGTGATGCGCGATCTCGCCGGCTGCCTGCCACCGGGGAGCGTGCCCGGCATCCGGCTGGAAGACCGGGAGAACTACGTGTTCGCCATGGAGGCCGCGCCGGCAGACGCACAGCCGTGGAAGGCACAGCTCCTTCCGGGTGAGGTACGGCTGGAGCACGCAGTCCGAGCGGGACGTCTGCTCGGCGCGTGGATCGGCGAAAGCGCCAAGCACCCGGAGTGGCGATCTGATTATGGCGATCAGACCGTGTTTGGGGAATTGCGAGTGGACCCGTATTACCGCACTACAGCAGCAAGGCACCCGGAGCTGGCCGCTCATTTCGCGGCTCTCATAGAGGAGTGCGGCCAACGCAGGGTTTCTCTCGTGCATGGCGACTTCAGCCCCAAGAATCTGCTCGTCACGGACGACGCGATGATGGCGATCGACTGGGAGGTGGTCCATTGGGGCGATCCTTCGTTCGACGCGGCGTTCCTTACCAACCATCTTCTTTTGAAGGCCTTCCATCGCCCCGCGCAATGGCGCGACTATTCGGCCGCCGCCGCCGCATTCTGGAAGACGCTGCTCGCGACCATGCCTCCCGGCTACGATTGGTTCGAACCGGCCGCCATGCGTCATCTTGGGTGCCTGTTACTGGCCCGGATCGACGGCAAATCCCCGGCTGAATACCTGACGACGACGACCGTCAAAGAGAATGTCCGCACCGCCGCAGCGCGGTTGATTCTCACGCCACCCGCCACCGGAACTGATTCATTTGAGCGAGTGTTTTCATGA
- the eno gene encoding phosphopyruvate hydratase, with amino-acid sequence MSLTIAGLRALQILDSRGVPTLEVEVRLSNGVSATAQVPSGASTGRYEAVELRDGDPDRYAGKGVTQACRNVENEIAAAVTGLDAGDQASVDRRMIELDGTPSKSRLGANAILGVSCAVARAASQCKGEPLWQTLSCQFGTKPTLPLPMVNILSGGLHAGRQVEFQDFLAVAHGLPTYSESLHAIVSIHRETRKILDDRGFLLTGVADEGGWGPVLPSNEAALAILTQAIERAGFRPVQEVSIAIDAASSHFHDGGRYVLRSEGRTLEVDELIDLYATWADRYPIRSLEDGLDQDDWAGWVRLTQRLGGRMQLIGDDFFTTNAGRLQQGIAQGAANAVLVKMNQIGTLTETFEVLALAAQAGWRAVVSARSGETEDSFLADLACASGAGQIKVGSVTRSSRLSKYNRLLALERDSQLTWTASSPWF; translated from the coding sequence ATGAGTTTAACTATTGCCGGCCTGCGCGCACTACAGATTCTGGACTCGCGCGGCGTCCCCACTCTGGAAGTTGAAGTCCGGCTTAGCAACGGAGTCTCGGCCACCGCCCAGGTCCCATCGGGCGCCTCCACCGGCCGTTACGAGGCGGTGGAACTGCGCGACGGCGACCCGGATCGCTATGCGGGTAAAGGAGTTACGCAGGCCTGCCGGAACGTCGAAAACGAGATCGCGGCCGCCGTCACTGGCCTGGACGCGGGCGACCAGGCTTCGGTGGACCGCCGCATGATCGAGTTGGACGGTACGCCATCCAAGAGCCGACTGGGCGCCAACGCCATTCTGGGTGTAAGTTGCGCGGTCGCCCGCGCCGCCAGCCAGTGCAAAGGTGAGCCGCTGTGGCAAACCCTTTCCTGTCAATTCGGGACCAAACCAACGCTGCCGCTGCCAATGGTCAACATCCTCTCCGGTGGGCTACACGCGGGCCGGCAGGTGGAGTTTCAGGACTTCCTGGCCGTCGCCCATGGCCTGCCTACTTACTCCGAATCACTGCATGCAATCGTCTCGATCCATCGGGAAACGCGCAAGATCCTTGACGATCGCGGCTTTCTGCTCACCGGAGTCGCCGACGAAGGTGGCTGGGGGCCAGTCCTGCCATCAAACGAGGCGGCCCTGGCCATCCTCACGCAAGCCATTGAACGCGCGGGATTCCGTCCGGTCCAAGAGGTTTCCATCGCAATCGACGCGGCGTCCTCCCACTTCCACGATGGCGGCCGGTATGTGCTCCGTTCCGAGGGTCGAACACTGGAAGTCGATGAATTGATTGACTTGTACGCCACCTGGGCGGATCGCTACCCGATTCGTTCCCTGGAAGATGGGCTCGACCAGGACGACTGGGCCGGCTGGGTGCGCCTCACACAGCGGCTGGGTGGCCGTATGCAACTGATTGGAGACGACTTCTTCACCACCAACGCGGGTCGTCTGCAACAGGGAATCGCGCAAGGCGCCGCCAATGCCGTGCTGGTGAAGATGAACCAGATCGGCACGCTGACTGAGACGTTTGAGGTGCTTGCGCTGGCGGCACAAGCCGGATGGAGAGCCGTGGTCTCTGCCCGGAGCGGAGAGACCGAGGACAGCTTTCTCGCGGACCTTGCCTGCGCCTCGGGCGCCGGTCAGATCAAGGTTGGATCGGTCACCCGTTCGTCGAGATTGTCGAAGTACAACCGTCTACTCGCGCTGGAGCGTGACAGCCAGCTTACGTGGACCGCTTCTTCGCCGTGGTTTTGA
- a CDS encoding SET domain-containing protein-lysine N-methyltransferase: MPPAPSKKEPVPQIDQKKACFALEVCPSPIHRWGIYAQERIPKGRKIIEYTGEKINRKETNRRADAPLNYLFTLTSYWTIDGSVGGSGAQYINHCCTPNCYAWIVQGHILYMSAREIQVGEELTIDYRFDHDVAAVPCACGAPDCRGTINLKKEPKPRKKTVKKAAKRVKTTAKKRST, from the coding sequence ATGCCTCCTGCCCCTTCCAAGAAGGAACCCGTTCCTCAGATTGACCAGAAGAAGGCCTGTTTCGCTCTGGAGGTCTGTCCATCGCCCATTCATCGATGGGGGATTTACGCCCAGGAGCGGATTCCCAAGGGCCGCAAGATCATCGAGTACACGGGCGAGAAGATCAATCGCAAAGAGACGAACCGCCGCGCCGATGCCCCGCTGAACTATCTGTTCACCTTGACCAGTTACTGGACCATCGACGGCAGCGTCGGCGGCAGCGGCGCGCAGTACATCAACCACTGCTGCACCCCCAATTGCTACGCGTGGATCGTTCAAGGCCACATTCTCTACATGTCAGCCCGGGAAATCCAGGTTGGTGAAGAATTGACCATCGATTACCGGTTCGATCACGATGTGGCGGCGGTACCGTGTGCCTGCGGAGCGCCGGATTGCCGAGGAACCATCAATCTCAAGAAAGAACCGAAGCCGCGCAAAAAGACCGTGAAAAAGGCGGCAAAACGCGTCAAAACCACGGCGAAGAAGCGGTCCACGTAA
- the mdh gene encoding malate dehydrogenase has product MRKKVTVVGAGNVGANCALRIAGKELADVVLVDVVEGVPQGKGLDILESGPVEGYDVMVTGANSYEPTADSDIVIITAGFPRKPGMSRDDLLLANYEIVKSATEQAVKYSPNAILILVTNPLDAMCWVAQQVSKFGRNRVIGMAGVLDTARYRTFIAMELGVSVENITALVLGGHGDTMVPIVRLTTVGGIPITELLPQDRIDALVQRTRDGGAEIVKYLKTGSAYYAPSAAAVEMAESILKDKKKVLPCAAMLEGEYGYNGLYVGVPCKLGSNGIEKVYEVKLEAAEKAQLDKSAAAVKELIDVLKQKAGM; this is encoded by the coding sequence ATGCGTAAGAAAGTTACCGTCGTAGGCGCAGGCAATGTTGGCGCCAATTGCGCGCTGCGCATCGCGGGCAAGGAACTCGCCGATGTCGTTCTCGTCGATGTCGTTGAAGGCGTTCCCCAGGGCAAAGGCCTCGACATCCTGGAATCAGGACCGGTCGAAGGCTATGACGTCATGGTCACCGGCGCCAATAGCTATGAGCCGACGGCCGACTCGGACATCGTCATCATCACCGCCGGCTTCCCGCGTAAGCCCGGCATGAGCCGCGACGACCTTCTATTGGCCAACTACGAAATCGTCAAGAGCGCCACGGAACAGGCCGTCAAGTATTCGCCGAATGCCATCCTCATCCTGGTCACCAATCCGCTGGATGCGATGTGCTGGGTGGCCCAGCAGGTCTCCAAGTTCGGCCGCAACCGCGTCATCGGCATGGCCGGCGTACTGGACACGGCCCGTTATCGCACCTTCATCGCCATGGAACTCGGTGTGTCGGTGGAAAACATCACGGCTCTGGTGCTGGGTGGCCACGGCGACACGATGGTGCCGATTGTCCGCCTGACCACGGTCGGTGGCATCCCCATTACCGAACTGCTGCCGCAGGACCGTATCGACGCGCTGGTGCAGCGGACCCGCGACGGCGGCGCCGAGATCGTGAAGTACCTGAAGACCGGTAGCGCCTATTATGCGCCGTCGGCCGCGGCCGTCGAGATGGCGGAATCCATCCTGAAGGACAAGAAGAAGGTTCTGCCCTGCGCCGCCATGCTCGAAGGCGAGTACGGCTACAACGGCCTGTATGTCGGTGTGCCCTGCAAATTGGGCTCGAACGGCATCGAGAAGGTCTACGAGGTGAAACTCGAGGCGGCCGAAAAGGCTCAGCTCGACAAGAGCGCGGCCGCTGTGAAGGAACTCATCGACGTTCTGAAACAGAAAGCCGGCATGTAA
- a CDS encoding phosphate acyltransferase: MQVPESAHEYFGRQTEKLRRQLKKKRIVFPEGEDPRVIEAASRLCREELVIPILMGRPKGNIASCVVVEQPENNPKLKDYAAILHDRRKSRGITMAECEKIALNPLVFAGLMVHSGDGDGFVGGAATTTADTFRAAHMTIGMRHDIKTASGVMIVCTHAKECGENGVIAMADPALMIDPSPTQLADIAIATAETTRNVIGVEPIVALLSFSTKGSAKHPLAEKVKEARRIVEARRPDLHIDGELQADAAIVLSVGQSKAPGSTVAGKANTLIFPDVGSANISVKLVERLGGAVCTGPLFQGFLKPANDLSRGCTGEDIYRLGILTALQAGA, encoded by the coding sequence ATGCAGGTTCCGGAATCAGCCCACGAGTACTTTGGCCGGCAGACCGAGAAGCTCCGCCGCCAGCTCAAGAAGAAACGGATCGTCTTCCCCGAAGGCGAGGACCCGCGCGTCATCGAGGCTGCTTCCCGCCTCTGCCGTGAAGAGCTAGTCATCCCCATCCTGATGGGCCGCCCCAAGGGCAACATCGCCTCGTGTGTTGTCGTCGAGCAGCCGGAGAACAATCCGAAGCTGAAAGATTACGCCGCCATCCTGCACGACCGCCGCAAGTCTCGCGGCATCACCATGGCCGAGTGCGAGAAGATCGCCCTCAACCCCCTGGTCTTTGCCGGACTCATGGTCCACTCCGGTGACGGCGACGGCTTCGTCGGTGGAGCCGCCACAACCACCGCCGACACCTTTCGCGCCGCCCACATGACCATCGGGATGCGCCACGACATCAAAACGGCATCCGGCGTCATGATCGTCTGTACCCATGCAAAGGAGTGCGGCGAGAACGGCGTCATCGCCATGGCCGACCCGGCCCTCATGATCGACCCGTCCCCCACCCAGCTCGCCGACATCGCCATCGCCACGGCCGAAACCACCCGCAATGTCATCGGGGTCGAGCCCATCGTCGCCCTGCTCTCGTTCTCTACCAAGGGCAGCGCCAAGCACCCGCTGGCCGAGAAGGTGAAGGAGGCGCGCCGCATCGTGGAAGCACGCCGGCCCGACCTCCACATCGATGGGGAACTCCAGGCCGACGCGGCGATCGTGCTGAGCGTCGGACAGTCGAAGGCGCCTGGGTCAACGGTAGCCGGCAAGGCGAACACGCTCATCTTTCCGGATGTCGGCTCGGCCAACATCAGTGTCAAGCTGGTAGAGCGCCTGGGTGGCGCGGTCTGCACCGGCCCGCTCTTCCAAGGTTTCCTGAAGCCAGCGAACGACCTCTCGCGCGGCTGCACCGGCGAGGACATTTATCGATTGGGGATTCTCACAGCGCTGCAAGCCGGCGCCTGA
- a CDS encoding histone deacetylase, which produces MLPFPLIYHDGYDLKFGAHVFPSQKYRLIRASLIDEYIAGPEDFLTPEPATVDQLQLVHTPEWIAKLQTGKLTYHEIVKLEVPYSRKMVDAFFLAAGGTLLAARQSLLHGIGFNIGGGFHHAFAGHGEGFCAINDMAVAIRVLQQEHLIKKALVIDCDVHHGNGTAAVFAHDPSVFTISIHHFNNYPTEKPPSTVDIHLGDGVGDQEYLEKLRSTYETAVCGFRPDLVVYVAGSDPYYDDKLGGLSLTREGLYLRDRVVFDAALRQHVPVAVTLAGGYARKLEDTVTLHMRTVKAALASYQEFGWKSDAD; this is translated from the coding sequence ATGCTGCCGTTCCCGCTCATTTATCACGACGGTTACGATCTCAAGTTCGGCGCACATGTCTTTCCCTCTCAGAAGTACCGGCTGATTCGCGCCTCGCTCATCGACGAGTACATCGCAGGACCGGAGGACTTCCTCACGCCCGAGCCCGCCACGGTCGATCAACTGCAGTTGGTACATACACCCGAGTGGATCGCAAAACTGCAGACCGGCAAGCTCACCTATCACGAGATCGTCAAGCTGGAAGTGCCCTACTCCCGCAAGATGGTGGACGCGTTCTTCCTGGCCGCCGGAGGCACACTGCTGGCCGCCCGCCAGTCGCTGCTGCACGGTATCGGGTTCAACATCGGCGGCGGCTTCCATCACGCCTTCGCCGGCCATGGCGAGGGTTTTTGCGCGATCAACGACATGGCCGTGGCCATCCGTGTCCTGCAGCAGGAGCACCTCATCAAAAAAGCCCTGGTGATCGATTGCGACGTCCATCACGGCAACGGCACGGCCGCCGTCTTCGCGCACGACCCCTCGGTCTTCACCATCTCCATCCACCACTTCAACAACTACCCCACCGAGAAGCCTCCCTCCACCGTGGACATCCACCTCGGCGACGGTGTCGGCGATCAGGAGTACCTGGAGAAACTGCGCTCCACCTACGAGACGGCCGTCTGCGGCTTCCGGCCCGACCTGGTGGTCTACGTAGCGGGGTCAGACCCGTACTATGATGACAAGCTGGGTGGGCTCTCCCTCACCAGGGAAGGCTTGTACCTGCGTGACCGCGTGGTATTCGACGCCGCGCTCCGCCAGCATGTGCCGGTGGCCGTCACCCTGGCCGGCGGCTATGCCCGCAAACTGGAAGATACGGTGACGCTCCACATGCGCACGGTGAAAGCCGCGCTGGCGTCTTAC